ACACATCGACGCGGAAGTGGACGAACTGGCTGAGGACGAAGAGGAAAGCCAGCAGGCCAAACTCAAGAGCCGCTGGGCAGCGCTGGAAAAGGTCGTCGGTGCAGAACCCCGCGTGGCCGCTGTGGCGACCGACCTCGTCGCGCACTTCGAGGAACGCAACAAGGCTCAGAACGGCAAGGCCATGGTGGTGGCGATGAGCCGCGAGATTTGCGTCCACCTCTACGACGAAATCGTCAAACAGCGCCCCGACTGGCACGACCCGGACCCAGAGAAAGGCGCCATCAAAATTGTCATGACTGGCTCAGCGAGCGATAAGGCTCTGTTGCGGCCGCATATTTACAGCGGCCAGGTCAAGAAGCGGCTGGAAAAGCGTTTCAAGGACCCGGCTGACCCGCTGCGCATCGTCATCGTGCGCGACATGTGGTTGACTGGCTTCGATGCGCCTTGCGTGCATACGTTGTACGTGGACAAGCCGATGAAAGGTCACAACCTGATGCAGGCAATTGCCCGGGTGAACCGCGTCTTCAAGGACAAGCAAGGCGGCCTCGTAGTCGACTACATTGGCATCGCCAACGAGCTGAAGAGCGCGCTGAAGGAGTACACCGCCAGCAATGGGCGAGGTCGTCCGACGGTCGACGCGGCCGAGGCGTATTCCGTGCTGGCAGAAAAGCTCGACATCCTGCGCGGCATGCTCCACGGTTACGATTTCAGTGGCTTCCTGACGGGCGGACATAAGTGCCTCGCTGGTGCGGCCAATCATGTGTTGGGCCTTAAAGACGGCAAGAAGCGATTTGCCGACACAGCGCTCGCCATGAGCAAAGCCTTTACACTGTGCTGCACGCTCGACGAAGCCAAAGACGTGCGTGAGATGGTGGCCTTCATGCAGGCGGTGAAGGTCATCCTCACCAAGCGCGAGCTGAGCGACAAGAAGAAGACCAATGAGGAGCGCGAACTTGCCATCAGGCAAATCATCAGTTCGGCCGTGGTGTCCGAGAAGGTGGTCGATGTGTTCGAGGCGGTCGGGCTCGAAAAACCCAACATTGGAATTCTCGATGAAGCCTTCCTCGCTGAAGTTCGTAACCTGCCCGAACGCAACCTCGCCGTGGAACTGCTAGAGCGGTTGCTGGAAGGCGAAATCAAGAGCCGCTTTGCAAGCAACGTGGTGCAGGAAAAGAAGTTCTCTGAGATGCTCGCCAACGTGGTGACGCGTTATCAGAATCGGGCCATTGAAACTGCCCAGGTCATCGAAGAGCTCATCGACATGGCCAAGAAGTTCCGCGCTGCCGCGACTCGGGGCGAGGAACTGGGCCTGACGGAAGACGAAATCCGCTTCTACGACGCGCTCGCCAATAACGAGTCAGCCGTGCGCGAGTTGACCGACGAGACGCTCAAGAAGATTGCGCATGAACTCACCGAAAACTTGCGCCAGAACATCACAGTGGACTGGTCGGAGCGAGAGAGCGTGCGAGCCAGACTGCGGCTGATGGTCAAGCGCATCCTGCGTAAATACAAGTACCCGCCGGACCAGCAGGACGGCGCAGTGGAATTGGTCCTGCAGCAGGCTCAGGCGCTCGGGGAGGCATGGAGCTAGCCAGGCCTCAACATTTCCCCGAAGCGCTCCAGCGGTCGCTTCGGTACTGTGATTTCACGACATCAGAGTCAACCGCTCCCCATGATTGACCTATCTGGAGATAGAACAGGTGCGGTAGCTCTCCCGTGTAGCCGCGTCGGCGCGCCTCCTGGAACAGCGCCCAGGATTGTGTTCGTACGCCATGAAAACGGGCCTGACGGGCAATGCGTTCAAGCGTTTCACCCAGCGCAGCGTAATGTCGCTGGTTAGCTTGCGCTGTCAGTAGCGTGTGCAACTCTGCCATCTCGTGCCGGTGACGGCGCCAGGTCCACGCGGTGCGTACCGGCGAAGCTAGCGGACCATTTCATAGCCCAGCCAGCGCAATCGGGGCTTCGCATCGACAGCGCGCAGGGTTTCGCCCTCCAGGCCGTTGCCCGACGCCGGAGGTAAGGATGTATCGCGGAAACAAGCTAAAGGGCTCGATGGTGTAGCGCAATTAAGGTCGTTTTTCTTTTGCGCCTCAGTACCGTACGACCATCAGCTTGGTAGCTGTAGCGTGGTCTTGCCAGTTGGTAGCCGTTCCGCATACGTTTGTTCTGCCCTCGGTTCGCGTGACAATGACGTCACGCCAGCCGGAGTAATCACCTGTCATGCCGTCTTGCAACAACACACCGGATTTGAGCGAGGTCTTCTTCTTGCCGGTACCGACAGTTTCGTATTTGACAGGAAGCTTGAAAAATGTGTTCCCATGACGGCCAGACAGTTCGACGGTTTTCACTTTGGCCCCTTTTGGTGTGCGCACGCATACCACCGAGCAGGAGGCTACGTCCTTTTTCCCGAGGGCTTTATTCCAATACTTGGCTAGCTCGCCGCCATGTGAGTCCGAGATTTGGTCCGCTTGAGCCGCAATCACCACGACGGTTGCCGCATGTGGACCGAATTCGGCGCCCGTTGCAGCCACGAATGCCGGATTACTTAACACGGCAAGTGGACTCTTGCTAACCCCGCACGGCGGGTGGCCCTTGAACTTATGGATGTACACCCCCTCTGGGACGACTGTCTGAATGCTTTCCTCCTCCGCTTGGACAAATGTAGGTGAAAGAGCCAAAGCAGCAACGATACAAAAGGTGAGGTTCTGCATGACGCCCTCCTATATCGCCGATTTGTTGGGCGAATGATAGGTTTCGGATAGTCGAACGCAAGGAAATAGTCGCCCGCTTGTGTGCGGTTTCGCACATTCAAAGAAGCACGAGTTCTTCTCCGTGCGAGGCGGCCGCGAAGAATCGAGAAGTTGGTGAACGCAAAAAGCTCCGCATAGTCCGGAAGCACTGACGACGGGAAGTCCGCGACGACACCTTATTATCCGAACAGGCCGTGGAGAAACCAGCGGACTTCTTCCGACTTCACGCTCGGACGCTTGCGATAAATCCAGTAGCAGCTTTTATCCGTAGCTTCTGCCACGTAGTAGTCGCGCGTGACCAGTTCGCCGTCATGCCATCCGGCTAATGCGCTCGCCCGTCGAGACGAGCTTGAGGGGCGAGCCGTAAAACGGACGATAGTTCTTCACCATCAGGCGAATGGGCTCGTCGAGCAACCAGGCCGGTCGTGGCAGGCCAGGCGGCGGCACGGACGCTTTCGCCTCGTCCTAGACGAGCACCCAGCGGTTCGCGAATTCTGGTCTGTGCCAAGTTCCACTACAACCTGCTTCGATACCGATGAAATCCAGGCCGCCAATCGTTCCCCTTGCTTTTCATATGGCACGTCAACCCACGCCCAGTCTCCGAACATCAAAATATTTGGACCCGCAAGCGCAATGCAGCGCGGGCAACGGGGCGTTGGGCTTTCCAGCTCGGACGTCTTCTCAATTACGACCAAATGAAATTTTTTGGCCAACCACGTATCGTTCGTGCAGACATTCAGGCATTGAAGTGTATGAATCGACCCATGGCATTCGTGGACCCGGCTTTCGGGAAATCCGGCCTTTTGGAACTGTCCGTCCACGTTGCTCTTGAATACGAAAGCGCCACAGGCATGCGGTCCGCCCACCGGCGCAAAATCGCGAAGCCCTCGTGCGGGACGGTCTCACGGTAAAGCTTCAGGCGGTGTCCGTAGAAGCCCCAGGCAAGCTCCGGATGCTCCGCAAACCTTGCGGGGTTTGCAATGTCCTCGAACGAGAGGCCGTGGTGGTGAAGCGCAGGGTAGGCTCGCCAGAAGCCTTCCCAGCCGCGAAAGTCAGGAAGGCCCGAATCGACGCCCATTCCGGCGCCTGCAGTGATGAGCAGACCGCCTGCTTCGCGCAGCCAACCAGCCGCTTTCTCCAGCTTTTCGTCTTGCGAATAGGTCATCGGTGTAAGCGTCTCTGTGCAAAAGAGCGTGGCGCGACGAAATGTTGCCGGTATGCGTCTGCCAAGCAATCTCAAGTCGCCATGCTCGGTCACCTGCTGCTAAGCACGAACGTACCATTCGTCGGGGCCGTAATTCCGGTTCAGCGTGTCGATGTCACGCTTGTACCCGAGTTCCTCCGCAAAGCCCAGCGACCGCAGCACTTCACGTATGTGCAAGAGGTCTTGTCTGTCTGTCCAGTCCCGTGTGTATACGCAAATAACGTGACCATCACGCCGCTGACTCCGCAAAGCCGTGGATACCTTGGCGAACAAGAGCTCATCGGCCTCCACTGCGCCCCTAATCTTGGTCCAGGCCAAGTCGACATCGGCTGACGTCACGAAAATGCACCACTTGCCCGTTGTAGGTCCCGAGCGGATGATGCTGCAGCTAGGGGATTTCCTCATCTGCCAGCTCCGACTGAAGTCTTCCGAGGGGCGCTCGGACCTACTGAATAGCAGCTCTTCAAGACGCGATTGCTCGTTCATTTCAAGTCGGTTGCGAAGAATGTCTTGGGTCTCGCTGAGCACGCGCTGTCATCACTTCTGCCCGCGCTCATCGTGTTTTAATTGAGACAGGTATATAGGCGGGACTACCGCGGTAAGCCAAACGCCGTTATCCGAGCGAGAGAAAGGGTGCCCATCGACGTACATCTGCGAAGCGTTCACGACGAGAACCAATGGTGACCCGTGGCGAGCACCTACTTGCGTTGCCGTGTCGATGTCCGTGCTCAGATGGACGGCGTGCCTGGTTCGAGGTGTCAATCCTTCAACGGTGATACTCGCCCAGTTGCTCCACGCGGTGCCGTGATAGAGAATGGCCGGGGGCTCTATTGCGGCATAGCCTAGGTTCACCTCTATCGAGTGACCTTGCGCCGCGCGTATTCGCTCGCCGTCTGCGGATAGTGAGAAGCGCTGTTTGTCGCTCGTCGCGACGACCGCCAGAATGACGTCTCGCGTAACTGCTGGCATCGTTCTCAACCGCTTTGACGCACCCGCAGTACGCGCAGCGCGTTCGATTGCGCGTATCAGTTCGTCGACAGGTACCCAGCCCTGACTGTCGAGCCGGATGCCAATCATCTCGGGTTCATGTCGCAAAATCTTCGAAAGAAGTCTGCCAACCGCGACCAAGTCAGTGGGGAGATGCTTATCGGCTTTCATGTCCACTTAGATATGTGTCCGCGCACAACGGGGCGCATTTCGCTCATTCTTCGCCCGCTGTTGAAGCTTGATAGGCTCTTACCGCAGCACGCTGGTCGGCCTGATAGGCCAGTACTGACGCCTTTTCCACGAATCGGTGGTTCCCCGCTATGTGGTGAAGCTTGAGTTTTCCTTGCTCGAGCAGCTTCAGAACGTGTGGACGGGAAACGAATAACAGTTTCGCCGCGTCGGCGATAGATATGAAATCGCCAGCTTCGGATGGTGGGGAAATCTTTGCGTTCTTCGACATTGTGGCTCACCTCCTCGCAAAACAACCATCCCTACCGCGCCTTGTTTGAACGATGCAAGCTCTCAACCGCTTAGCGTTGCGTTGGCTTCAATTCCTTTTCTGTCGCGTGGCGCGCAACTGTTCCAACTCAACGCTGAGCGCGTCGATTTGCGCTTGCATGCCAGCCGCTCGTTTGAGTAGCTGCCCGACTGCATGCCAATAGGCATATCCCAGGTCCCCGTCCGCCAAGCCCAATTCATGGAACTTGCGAAGCGCAATCTCAAGGTCAATATCGGTACCCGAGTTCATCTCATTTCCCTGTTTTAAGGCGCTGTGGTCGCGCTCCGCCGCAGGCGTGCGCCCGAACAAATTCCCTTCGTTCACGTATCTCTTTTTGATGTGCAGCATGACCAAGCTGAGTACAAACGCGACTGCCGGCACGACCAGAAGTGCGGGATTACTGAGCGCGAAGGTCAGGAGTTCTTTCATGACAGGCGGACGTAGGAACCTGGGGTCTCGTGTTTACGGGAACAGTCGCGCATATTGTTCCGCAAAGGTCGCGGCTTCTTTCACAACCGACTTAACATCTTCGGCTGATAACCATTGGAGTGGCGTAGCACCTTCCAGCGCCTCAGCCGGGGTCGTGAAGAAGTCGAACTTGGTCCATGAGTCAATTTTTCCCAGACGACGTATGACTTTTCTGAAGTCGTCACGGAAAATCATGGGCGTTAGGAAGAACGCGTGGTGCGCGACAATTGGGAAGTCCGCTTTTGCGACAACTATGATGGCCGGTGGTGAGGTGTCGAAGGCGGCGTAGCCGCCGTAGACGACGAACCACCGGCAGCGCTGATTCGGCGGGGAATAGGATGGTCGACTGCAGCTAAAGAGCAGTTCGCCAATGTCTGGAACCCACATCACCGATCGACAGGTTCATCTCTACATGACCAAGCGCAAAGACCACACACAGGAAGTTGCCGCCGCGAAAGCAGGTATGAGCGTGCGCACGGCTCGCCGCGTAACCAAAGCGACCGAGTTGCCCTCGCAGAAGCCAGAACGCGATTGGCGGACGCGGACAAATCCCTTTGCCGACGTTTGGGACAGCGAAATCGTGCCGTTGTTACGCTGTTCGCCGAAACTCAAAGCCATCACCCTTCTGCGCAAGCTGCAAGAAGACCATGCTGATCGTTTCCCCGACAGCATGCGTCGCACCCTTGAACGGCATATCAGCCAATGGCGCGCGCTCGAAGGACCCGGCAAGGAGGTGTTCTTCCCTCAAACCTACCAGCCCGGCGTGCGCGGGCTGTCGGACTTCACGCACATGGAGAAACTGGGTGTAACGATCGCCGGTGTTGCGTTCGGACATTTGCTCTATCACTTTGTGCTGGCGTTCTCGCGCTGGGAATACGCCAGCGTCGTTGACGGCGGAGAGAGTTTCCAGGCACTGGCAGCAGGATTGCAGAACGCTTTATGGCAGGCGGGCGGCTGCCCCAGCGAGCACCGCTCCGACAGTCTGTCGGCAGCTTTTAAGAACCTTCAGGAGAAGGACGACTTTACGGTTCGCTACGCGGCGTTGCTTGGGCACTATGGCATGGAAGGCACGCGCAACAACCGTGGCTTAGGTCACGAGAACGGCAGCGTGGAATCATCGCATCGCTACTTGAAGGACGCGGTCGATCAGGCACTGGAGCTGCGCGGTCATCGCGATTTCGCTGATCGGGCGGCCTACGAGGAGTTTGTGCGCAGCGTGGTGATGCGCCGCAATCGACGTAATGCTGCCGCGTTCCAAGTGGAGCGCGGATACCTAAAGGAGCTGCCTGAGCATCGTACGACCGACTTCATTGAGGACGAAGGACGCGTGACACGCTCTGGCACATTTACGGTGGATGGCAGCATCTACAGCGCGCCCTCACGCCTAATCGGACATCGCTTGAAAGTACGACTCTACAGCGATCGGCTTGACTGCTATCTGTCGGGAGCGCTCGTGCACAGCACGGCGCGAGTCAGGCGTACGAGCACAGGTCGCGGGCGTGGAATTGATTATCGACACTTTATTGAGTCGCTCAAACGCAAACCCCAAGCCTTCAGGGGCCTCGTGTTTCGTGACGATCTGTTTCCACGCGATGCGTACCGCCGGACTTGGGAGCGCCTGGATCAAGCACTGAGCCCGCGCAACGCGTGCAAGGTCATCGTGGGCCTGCTGGAGCTTGCCGGCAACTACGGCGTAGAGGCAGAACTGGCCCAGCGGCTTGACGTGTTACGGGAACTCGGAGAGCTGCCCGATTTGGAAGCGCTCTTCGCAGAATTTGCTCCGCGCCAGGCCGAATGTCCCATTGTGTTAGTCGAGATGCCCGACGCCTCGATCTACGACGCGTTGCTTGACGAAGAGGTGCTCGCATGAGCGCACCGACGTACGACACCGGCAGCATGGGACTGATGCTCAACGAATTGCGTCTGCCAACAATCGGTCGACTGTGGTCTGACTTCGCCCAACGGTCCGACAAAGAAGGCTGGCAAGCATCGCAACTGATGGGCGCATTGTTCGAGCACGAATTGGCTGAACGTGCAAAACGCAGGCTGGAACGTCATCGCGTCGAATCGCAATTGGATCCGACCAAGACCCTCGCCACGTTCGACTTCAGCGTCGTGCCCATGGTATCGAAGGCACATGTCATGGCGCTGGCCACAGGCGATGCGTGGCTCGAGAAAGGTGCCACGATCCTCCTGTTTGGGCCGCCTGGCGGGGGCAAAAGTCATCTTGGAAGCGCCATCGGACACGCCTTAATCGACGCGGGCTATCGGGTCCTGTGCACCCGCACCAGCGAATTAGTGCAGAAGCTTCAGGTAGCGCGAAAGAGCCTGCAATTGCCGTCGGCGCTCGCCAAACTCGATCGCTTCGATCTTATTATCCTGGACGACCTGTCCTACGTCAGGAAGGACCAGGCCGAAACCAGCGTGCTGTTCGAGTTGATAGCCGAGAGATATGAAAGAAAAAGTCTTCTCATCACGGCCAATCAACCATTCTCGGGGTGGAATGACGTGTTTCCTGACCCTGGTATGACCGTCGCCGCCATAGACCGCCTCGTTCATCACTCGACGATCTTCGAACTGAATGTCGAAAGCTATCGGCGCCGCAACGCCAATGACAGACAGAAAGAGCGGCGGCGTCAATTACCCACAGACGACCACAACGGAGCGACAACTATAGCCAATTGACAGCGACAATTACCCCCGTCGACCGGCGCATTGACTCACCAAAACTGCAACTTCCGCTGACCTGTTGCCTCATGTAGTTTGCTACCGGTCGGATTGTCCGGCAGGAGCGGCGCGAGGTGACGAGGCAAATCAGCATGACGACACGCAAGGAGTTGGTTGCAGCATTGCAATTGCGGTATAGCAGCGCGGCGTTCGGCGACCGGATCAAGATTCTCGACGAGTTCGTAGCTTTGACTGGGTATCACCGCAAGCACGCCATACGGCTGCTGCGTGAGAAAGCATCCCCGACGCAGGGGACGCCCGCACGGAATCGTCTCTATGACGAGGCAGTGCGCCAAGCATTGATTGTGTTGTGGGAAGCGGCCGATAGGATTTGCGGCAAGCGTTTAAAGGCGCTGATTCCAATGTTGGTTGATGCCATGGAACGGCATGGTCACCTTGACCTGGATCCAGTTGTCAAATCGAAGCTCCTTCAAATCAGCGCGGCGACCATCGATCGCATGTTGGCCGATGCGCGGTTGCACATCGACGGGCAGCGTAAGCGCCGCAAGGGCGTGGGTGCAGCCATTCGACGAAGCATCCCGGTGCGCACATTTGCTGACTGGCGCGATCCGCCACCCGGCTTCTTTGAAATCGACATGGTCGAACACTGCGGTGGCCCGAAGACCGACGGTGACTTTGTTCACACGCTCACGTTGACTGACATCGCCACCGGCTGGACAGAATGCGTGGCCATGCGAGTGCGTAACCAGATGCTGGTCATTGAAGGATTGGACAAAGCGGCGGCCGATCTGCCATTCGCAATGCTTGGGGTGGACTCGGATAACGACAGCGCGTTCATGAACCAGAGCGTCTTCGATTACTGCAAGGGACGTGGTCTTGTTCAGACGCGCTCGAGAGCCTACAAGAAGAACGATCAAGCTTGGGTGGAGCAGAAGAACGGCTCTATCGTGCGTCGGTTGGTGGGCTATGGTCGGCTGAGTGGCCTCGATGCCAGGAACGCCTTGGCGCAGCTGTACGCATCATCGCGGCTATACATTAACTTCTTCCAACCCTCGTTCAAGCTGAAGTCCAAGACGCGCGATGGCGCACGCGTGCACAAGGTCTACTTCGCGCCGGCGACGCCGTGCGATCGGCTTCTGGCGCACGACAGCATCGAACCCGCTATCAAGGAGAAACTGAAGGTGCAGTTCAAAGAACTCGATCCTGTGCGCCTTCTGCAGGAGATGCGAACGGCTCAGCAAATATTGAGCGATCTCGCTGCCCACGGAGTGCGTGCCGAAACGGTATCTGCGGACGCATCGGACGTTGCAGTCTTCCTCGCAAACCTGTCTGTGGCGTGGAAGGACGGGGAAGCACGGCCCACTCATCGAAAACAGCCTGCAGCGAAACACTGGTGGAGAACCCGAGTCGATCCGTTT
This window of the Caballeronia sp. SBC1 genome carries:
- a CDS encoding type I restriction endonuclease subunit R; translation: MTEDQLEQETLGWLANVGYCCLFGPDLAPDGADAERANYRQVLLVERLRSAIASLNPGIPLQAREDALQRVRDLGIPALLSANRRFHQLLVGGVPVEYQRDGETRGDFVRLIDWANPAANEWLAINQFAIKGPHHTRRPDVMLFVNGLPLVLLELKNPADQNADIWKAYDQIQTYKAQIPDVFQYNEVLVISDGSQARMSSLSADAERFMQWRTIDGATLDPLGQFNELETLIRGVLAPTYLLDYLRFFVLFEDDGVVVKKIAGYHQFHAVRAAIQQVVTASRPGASHKGGVVWHTQGSGKSITMTCFAARVMQEAMMDNPTIVVITDRNDLDGQLFGVFSLAQDLLREQPVQAGTRQDLRAKLTNRPSGGIVFATIQKFMPGEDEDTFPVLSDRSNIVVIADEAHRTQYGFEAQLKGKPGQEKYQVGYAQHLRDALPNATFVAFTGTPVSSEDRDTRAVFGEYIHVYDMQQAKEDGATVAIYFESRLAKLSLKAGDLPHIDAEVDELAEDEEESQQAKLKSRWAALEKVVGAEPRVAAVATDLVAHFEERNKAQNGKAMVVAMSREICVHLYDEIVKQRPDWHDPDPEKGAIKIVMTGSASDKALLRPHIYSGQVKKRLEKRFKDPADPLRIVIVRDMWLTGFDAPCVHTLYVDKPMKGHNLMQAIARVNRVFKDKQGGLVVDYIGIANELKSALKEYTASNGRGRPTVDAAEAYSVLAEKLDILRGMLHGYDFSGFLTGGHKCLAGAANHVLGLKDGKKRFADTALAMSKAFTLCCTLDEAKDVREMVAFMQAVKVILTKRELSDKKKTNEERELAIRQIISSAVVSEKVVDVFEAVGLEKPNIGILDEAFLAEVRNLPERNLAVELLERLLEGEIKSRFASNVVQEKKFSEMLANVVTRYQNRAIETAQVIEELIDMAKKFRAAATRGEELGLTEDEIRFYDALANNESAVRELTDETLKKIAHELTENLRQNITVDWSERESVRARLRLMVKRILRKYKYPPDQQDGAVELVLQQAQALGEAWS
- a CDS encoding putative phosphothreonine lyase domain-containg protein, whose product is MNEQSRLEELLFSRSERPSEDFSRSWQMRKSPSCSIIRSGPTTGKWCIFVTSADVDLAWTKIRGAVEADELLFAKVSTALRSQRRDGHVICVYTRDWTDRQDLLHIREVLRSLGFAEELGYKRDIDTLNRNYGPDEWYVRA
- a CDS encoding RNA 2'-phosphotransferase; its protein translation is MKADKHLPTDLVAVGRLLSKILRHEPEMIGIRLDSQGWVPVDELIRAIERAARTAGASKRLRTMPAVTRDVILAVVATSDKQRFSLSADGERIRAAQGHSIEVNLGYAAIEPPAILYHGTAWSNWASITVEGLTPRTRHAVHLSTDIDTATQVGARHGSPLVLVVNASQMYVDGHPFSRSDNGVWLTAVVPPIYLSQLKHDERGQK
- a CDS encoding helix-turn-helix domain-containing protein, whose product is MSKNAKISPPSEAGDFISIADAAKLLFVSRPHVLKLLEQGKLKLHHIAGNHRFVEKASVLAYQADQRAAVRAYQASTAGEE
- the istA gene encoding IS21 family transposase translates to MTKRKDHTQEVAAAKAGMSVRTARRVTKATELPSQKPERDWRTRTNPFADVWDSEIVPLLRCSPKLKAITLLRKLQEDHADRFPDSMRRTLERHISQWRALEGPGKEVFFPQTYQPGVRGLSDFTHMEKLGVTIAGVAFGHLLYHFVLAFSRWEYASVVDGGESFQALAAGLQNALWQAGGCPSEHRSDSLSAAFKNLQEKDDFTVRYAALLGHYGMEGTRNNRGLGHENGSVESSHRYLKDAVDQALELRGHRDFADRAAYEEFVRSVVMRRNRRNAAAFQVERGYLKELPEHRTTDFIEDEGRVTRSGTFTVDGSIYSAPSRLIGHRLKVRLYSDRLDCYLSGALVHSTARVRRTSTGRGRGIDYRHFIESLKRKPQAFRGLVFRDDLFPRDAYRRTWERLDQALSPRNACKVIVGLLELAGNYGVEAELAQRLDVLRELGELPDLEALFAEFAPRQAECPIVLVEMPDASIYDALLDEEVLA
- the istB gene encoding IS21-like element helper ATPase IstB; protein product: MSAPTYDTGSMGLMLNELRLPTIGRLWSDFAQRSDKEGWQASQLMGALFEHELAERAKRRLERHRVESQLDPTKTLATFDFSVVPMVSKAHVMALATGDAWLEKGATILLFGPPGGGKSHLGSAIGHALIDAGYRVLCTRTSELVQKLQVARKSLQLPSALAKLDRFDLIILDDLSYVRKDQAETSVLFELIAERYERKSLLITANQPFSGWNDVFPDPGMTVAAIDRLVHHSTIFELNVESYRRRNANDRQKERRRQLPTDDHNGATTIAN
- a CDS encoding DDE-type integrase/transposase/recombinase, yielding MTTRKELVAALQLRYSSAAFGDRIKILDEFVALTGYHRKHAIRLLREKASPTQGTPARNRLYDEAVRQALIVLWEAADRICGKRLKALIPMLVDAMERHGHLDLDPVVKSKLLQISAATIDRMLADARLHIDGQRKRRKGVGAAIRRSIPVRTFADWRDPPPGFFEIDMVEHCGGPKTDGDFVHTLTLTDIATGWTECVAMRVRNQMLVIEGLDKAAADLPFAMLGVDSDNDSAFMNQSVFDYCKGRGLVQTRSRAYKKNDQAWVEQKNGSIVRRLVGYGRLSGLDARNALAQLYASSRLYINFFQPSFKLKSKTRDGARVHKVYFAPATPCDRLLAHDSIEPAIKEKLKVQFKELDPVRLLQEMRTAQQILSDLAAHGVRAETVSADASDVAVFLANLSVAWKDGEARPTHRKQPAAKHWWRTRVDPFADVWPVIEGWLIAEPSASARAVMSRLAAMVPDVYASKAQLRTLQRRVKVWRAERVRELILGGVRKSAETPVEA